Proteins from a single region of Antechinus flavipes isolate AdamAnt ecotype Samford, QLD, Australia chromosome 2, AdamAnt_v2, whole genome shotgun sequence:
- the LOC127547139 gene encoding 40S ribosomal protein S27-like, translating into MPLTKDLLHPSPEEEKWKHKKKRLVQSPNSYFMDVKCPGCYKITTVFSHAQTVVLCVGCSTILCQPTGGKARLTEGCSFRWKQH; encoded by the coding sequence ATGCCTCTCACGAAAGATCTCTTGCACCCCTCTCCCGAGGAGGAGAAGTGGAAACACAAGAAGAAGCGCCTGGTGCAGAGTCCCAACTCATATTTCATGGACGTAAAGTGCCCGGGATGCTATAAAATCACCACTGTCTTCAGCCACGCACAAACAGTGGTTCTCTGTGTCGGATGCTCCACTATCCTCTGTCAGCCTACTGGAGGAAAGGCAAGACTTACAGAAGGATGCTCCTTCAGATGGAAGCAGCACTAA